A genomic segment from Streptomyces antibioticus encodes:
- a CDS encoding HAD family hydrolase → MNPLPSWRDGRTRTTLLRFVDEVTTPGGPAFVPPEARIAAFDNDGTLWPELPMPVQLHHLTEQWRRMAAERPELAAEEPYASALTGDPTWIASVVAAHYAGDDTRLPTLAEAVIATQRGMDTATLAARIGEFFATARHPQLDRPYQACAYQPMRELLGLLRGHGFTTVIVSGGGRDFMRVISEEVYGVPPERVIGSTPALRWDPDRADVVYGDGIELLDDGPEKPLRIWSRLGRRPLLACGNSNGDIDMLAYAAATPGGLALLVHHDDPDRADPAYDTGAEQALSEAARRGWTTVSVRDDWSRVFPSPDDTPAP, encoded by the coding sequence CACCACCCTCCTGAGGTTCGTCGACGAGGTGACCACACCGGGCGGCCCGGCCTTCGTGCCGCCCGAGGCCCGGATCGCCGCGTTCGACAACGACGGCACCCTCTGGCCCGAGCTGCCCATGCCCGTCCAACTGCACCACCTCACCGAGCAGTGGCGCCGCATGGCCGCCGAACGCCCCGAGCTGGCCGCCGAGGAGCCGTACGCCTCGGCGCTCACCGGCGACCCGACGTGGATCGCCTCCGTCGTCGCGGCCCACTACGCCGGGGACGACACCCGGCTGCCCACGCTCGCCGAGGCCGTGATCGCCACCCAGCGCGGCATGGACACCGCGACCCTGGCCGCCCGGATCGGGGAGTTCTTCGCCACCGCCCGGCACCCGCAGCTCGACCGGCCCTACCAGGCGTGCGCCTATCAGCCGATGCGCGAGCTGCTCGGCCTGCTGCGCGGGCACGGGTTCACCACGGTGATCGTCTCCGGCGGCGGCCGGGACTTCATGCGCGTGATCTCCGAGGAGGTGTACGGGGTGCCGCCCGAGCGGGTCATCGGCTCCACCCCCGCCCTGCGCTGGGACCCCGACCGCGCGGACGTCGTGTACGGCGACGGGATCGAGCTGCTGGACGACGGCCCCGAGAAACCCCTGCGCATCTGGAGCCGGCTGGGCCGCCGCCCCCTGCTGGCCTGCGGCAACTCCAACGGCGACATCGACATGCTGGCCTACGCCGCCGCCACCCCCGGCGGCCTCGCGCTCCTGGTCCACCACGACGACCCGGACCGCGCCGACCCCGCCTACGACACCGGCGCCGAGCAGGCCCTGAGCGAGGCCGCGCGCAGGGGGTGGACGACGGTCAGCGTCCGCGACGACTGGTCCCGCGTCTTCCCGTCCCCGGACGACACCCCGGCCCCCTGA
- a CDS encoding arylsulfatase has product MSDTFRGVINLDVRDSVPDWTPYQQPKAPAGSPNIVYIVLDDVGFGALSCYGGPIETPNIDRIAANGLRYSQWHTTALCSPTRSALLTGRNHTTNGMACISEAAIGFPSANGHIPSECATLAEVLVERGYSTALVGKWHLCPEDEMNLASTRRNWPTGRGFERFYGFLGAETSQWHPDLVHDQHPVEQPTTPEEGYHFGVDITDKALQYIDDVKAIAPERPVLLYYAPGCAHAPHQAPPEWIDRYRGRFDAGYEAMREEILDRQKELGLVPENTELPPLNPIGTPETRSGPNGEPFPPLDFTRPWAELSADEQRLFSRMAEVYAGFLSHCDDQIGRLLAYLEEIEQLDNTIFVVVSDNGASGEGGPNGSVNENKFFNNVADDLAENLAMIDKLGGLETYGHYPNGWAMAFNTPFKMWKRYSFNGGTCDPCVISWPAGIAARGEVRDQYHHAIDIVPTLLDCLGLDLPATVKGAPQIPLQGVSMRYSFDSAALPSAKSTQFYSMLGTRGIWHQGWKAVTTHPAISGWSNFQRDTWELYHTDTDRSELHDLAGQEPERLQELIGLWFHEAGVNGAFPLDDRSALEILSTPRPELTPARNRYVYRPGGSEVPEAVAVNIRNRSYAIGALVDLPGGPAAAGVLFAHGGRFGGHALYVKDGRLTYVYNFLGSEEQRITATEDLPAGEQLILAASFDKDGEVSPGVATGILSLYHGDRKVGEGRIRTQPGRFTLAGEGLNVGKDGGDAVTSDYPGPAPHAFTGGTLHRVAVDVSGDPYVDLEREAEAMLARE; this is encoded by the coding sequence GTGTCTGACACGTTCCGTGGTGTGATCAACCTCGATGTCCGCGACTCCGTCCCCGACTGGACCCCGTACCAGCAGCCGAAGGCTCCCGCCGGGTCGCCGAACATCGTCTACATCGTGCTCGACGACGTCGGCTTCGGGGCGCTGAGCTGCTACGGCGGCCCGATCGAGACCCCGAACATCGACCGGATCGCGGCGAACGGCCTGCGCTACTCCCAGTGGCACACCACCGCCCTGTGCTCGCCGACCCGCTCCGCCCTGCTGACCGGCCGCAACCACACCACCAACGGCATGGCGTGCATCAGCGAGGCCGCGATCGGCTTCCCCAGCGCCAACGGCCACATCCCGTCCGAGTGCGCCACCCTCGCCGAGGTCCTCGTCGAACGGGGCTACAGCACCGCGCTGGTCGGCAAGTGGCATCTGTGCCCGGAGGACGAGATGAACCTCGCCTCCACCCGCCGGAACTGGCCCACCGGCCGCGGCTTCGAACGCTTCTACGGCTTCCTGGGCGCCGAGACCAGCCAGTGGCACCCCGACCTGGTCCACGACCAGCACCCGGTCGAGCAGCCCACCACCCCGGAGGAGGGCTACCACTTCGGCGTCGACATCACCGACAAGGCCCTCCAGTACATCGACGACGTCAAGGCCATCGCCCCCGAGCGGCCCGTCCTGCTCTACTACGCGCCCGGCTGCGCGCACGCCCCGCACCAGGCGCCGCCCGAGTGGATCGACCGCTACCGGGGGCGGTTCGACGCCGGGTACGAGGCGATGCGCGAGGAGATCCTCGACCGGCAGAAGGAACTCGGGCTGGTCCCGGAGAACACCGAGCTGCCGCCGCTCAACCCGATCGGCACCCCCGAGACCCGCAGCGGCCCGAACGGCGAGCCGTTCCCGCCGCTCGACTTCACCCGCCCGTGGGCCGAGCTGAGCGCGGACGAGCAGCGGCTGTTCTCCCGGATGGCCGAGGTGTACGCCGGGTTCCTGTCGCACTGCGACGACCAGATCGGCCGCCTGCTCGCCTATCTGGAGGAGATCGAGCAGCTCGACAACACGATCTTCGTCGTGGTGTCCGACAACGGCGCCAGCGGCGAGGGCGGCCCGAACGGCTCGGTCAACGAGAACAAGTTCTTCAACAACGTCGCCGACGACCTCGCCGAGAACCTCGCCATGATCGACAAGCTGGGCGGTCTGGAGACATACGGCCACTATCCGAACGGCTGGGCCATGGCCTTCAACACGCCGTTCAAGATGTGGAAGCGGTACTCGTTCAACGGCGGCACCTGCGACCCGTGCGTGATCTCCTGGCCGGCCGGGATCGCCGCCCGGGGCGAGGTGCGGGACCAGTACCACCACGCCATCGACATCGTCCCCACCCTGCTCGACTGCCTCGGCCTGGACCTGCCCGCGACCGTCAAGGGCGCCCCGCAGATCCCGCTCCAGGGCGTCAGCATGCGCTACAGCTTCGACTCCGCCGCGCTGCCGTCCGCGAAGAGCACCCAGTTCTACTCGATGCTCGGCACGCGCGGGATCTGGCACCAGGGCTGGAAGGCCGTCACCACCCACCCGGCGATCAGCGGCTGGAGCAACTTCCAGCGGGACACCTGGGAGCTGTACCACACCGACACCGACCGCTCCGAACTCCACGACCTCGCGGGCCAGGAGCCCGAGCGGCTCCAGGAGCTGATCGGCCTGTGGTTCCACGAGGCCGGAGTCAACGGCGCCTTCCCGCTCGACGACCGCTCCGCCCTGGAGATCCTCTCCACCCCGCGCCCCGAACTCACCCCGGCCCGCAACCGGTACGTGTACCGGCCGGGCGGCTCCGAGGTGCCCGAGGCCGTCGCCGTCAACATCCGCAACCGTTCGTACGCCATCGGCGCCCTCGTCGACCTGCCCGGCGGCCCCGCCGCGGCGGGCGTCCTCTTCGCCCACGGCGGCCGCTTCGGCGGCCACGCGCTCTACGTCAAGGACGGCAGGCTGACGTACGTCTACAACTTCCTCGGCAGCGAGGAACAGCGGATCACCGCGACCGAGGACCTGCCGGCCGGCGAACAGCTCATCCTGGCCGCCTCCTTCGACAAGGACGGCGAGGTCTCACCCGGCGTCGCCACCGGCATCCTCAGCCTGTACCACGGCGACCGGAAGGTGGGCGAGGGCCGGATCAGGACCCAGCCCGGCCGCTTCACCCTCGCCGGCGAGGGCCTCAACGTCGGCAAGGACGGCGGCGACGCCGTCACCTCCGACTACCCCGGCCCCGCCCCCCACGCCTTCACCGGCGGCACCCTCCACCGCGTCGCCGTCGACGTCAGCGGCGACCCCTACGTCGACCTCGAACGAGAGGCGGAGGCGATGCTCGCCCGCGAGTAG
- a CDS encoding L-serine ammonia-lyase: protein MAISVFDLFSIGIGPSSSHTVGPMRAARMFARRLRNEELLDAVASVRAELYGSLGATGHGHGTPKAVLLGLEGASPRTVDVESADERVERIKESGRLNLLGEHEIPFSFDDDLVLHRRKTLPYHANGMTIWAHDASGTELLSKTYYSVGGGFVVDEDAVGADRIKLDDTVLKYPFRTGDELLRLTKETGLSISSLMLENERAWRTEDEIRTGLLDIWHVMRACVSRGMSREGILPGGLRVRRRAAVTARQLRAEGDPLAHAMEWITLYAMAVNEENAAGGRVVTAPTNGAAGIIPAVLHYYDNFVPGADEDGVVRFLLAAGAIGMLFKENASISGAEVGCQGEVGSACSMAAGALAEVLGGSPEQVENAAEIGMEHNLGLTCDPVGGLVQIPCIERNGMAAVKAVTAARMAMRGDGSHKVSLDKVIKTMKETGADMSVKYKETARGGLAVNIIEC from the coding sequence GTGGCCATCTCGGTCTTCGACCTGTTCTCGATCGGCATCGGCCCGTCCAGCTCCCACACGGTCGGCCCGATGCGCGCGGCCCGGATGTTCGCCCGGCGGCTGCGCAACGAGGAGCTGCTGGACGCCGTGGCCTCGGTCCGCGCCGAGCTGTACGGCTCCCTGGGCGCCACCGGCCACGGCCACGGCACGCCCAAGGCGGTCCTGCTCGGCCTGGAGGGCGCCTCGCCGCGCACGGTCGACGTGGAGTCGGCCGACGAGCGCGTGGAGCGGATCAAGGAGTCGGGCCGGCTGAACCTGCTCGGCGAGCACGAGATCCCGTTCTCCTTCGACGACGACCTCGTGCTGCACCGCCGCAAGACCCTGCCGTACCACGCCAACGGCATGACCATCTGGGCCCACGACGCCTCCGGCACCGAGCTGCTCTCCAAGACGTACTACTCCGTCGGCGGCGGGTTCGTCGTCGACGAGGACGCGGTCGGCGCCGACCGCATCAAGCTCGACGACACCGTCCTGAAGTACCCCTTCCGCACCGGTGACGAGCTGCTCCGCCTGACCAAGGAGACCGGCCTGTCGATCTCCTCGCTGATGCTGGAGAACGAACGCGCCTGGCGCACCGAGGACGAGATCCGCACCGGGCTGCTCGACATCTGGCACGTGATGCGCGCCTGTGTCTCCCGGGGCATGTCCCGCGAGGGCATCCTGCCGGGCGGGCTGCGGGTGCGCCGCCGCGCCGCCGTCACCGCCCGCCAGCTCCGCGCCGAGGGCGATCCGCTGGCCCACGCCATGGAGTGGATCACCCTGTACGCGATGGCGGTGAACGAGGAGAACGCCGCCGGCGGCCGGGTCGTCACCGCCCCCACCAACGGCGCGGCCGGCATCATCCCCGCCGTCCTGCACTACTACGACAACTTCGTCCCCGGCGCGGACGAGGACGGCGTCGTGCGCTTCCTCCTCGCCGCCGGCGCGATCGGCATGCTCTTCAAGGAGAACGCCTCCATCTCCGGCGCCGAGGTCGGCTGCCAGGGCGAGGTCGGCTCCGCCTGCTCCATGGCCGCCGGTGCCCTCGCCGAGGTCCTGGGCGGCAGCCCGGAGCAGGTGGAGAACGCCGCCGAGATCGGCATGGAGCACAACCTCGGCCTGACCTGCGATCCCGTGGGCGGCCTGGTCCAGATCCCGTGCATCGAGCGCAACGGCATGGCCGCCGTGAAGGCCGTCACCGCCGCCCGTATGGCCATGCGCGGCGACGGCTCCCACAAGGTCTCCCTCGACAAGGTCATCAAGACCATGAAGGAGACGGGCGCGGACATGAGCGTCAAGTACAAGGAGACGGCGCGGGGCGGGCTCGCGGTGAACATCATCGAGTGCTGA
- the glyA gene encoding serine hydroxymethyltransferase, with protein MSVLNTPLHELDPEIAAAVDAELHRQQSTLEMIASENFAPLAVMEAQGSVLTNKYAEGYPGRRYYGGCEHVDVAEQIAIDRVKDLFGAEYANVQPHSGASANQAALFALAQPGDTILGLDLAHGGHLTHGMRLNFSGKQFDVVAYHVDAETGLVDMAELERLAKEHRPKVIIAGWSAYPRELDFAEFRRIADEVGAHLWVDMAHFAGLVAAGLHANPVPHADVVTSTTHKTLGGPRGGIILAKKEFAKKLNSSVFPGFQGGPLEHVIAAKAVSFKVAASEDFKERQRRTVEGARILAERLTAADAREAGVNVLSGGTDVHLILVDLRDSELDGQQAEDRLHEVGITVNRNAVPNDPRPPMVTSGLRIGTPALATRGFTAEDFAEVADVIAEALKPSYDAAALKARVTALAEKHPLYPVLNK; from the coding sequence ATGTCCGTCCTGAACACGCCCCTGCACGAGCTCGACCCGGAGATCGCGGCCGCGGTCGACGCCGAGCTGCACCGCCAGCAGTCCACCCTGGAGATGATCGCCTCGGAGAACTTCGCTCCGCTCGCGGTCATGGAGGCCCAGGGTTCGGTTCTGACCAACAAGTACGCCGAGGGCTACCCCGGCCGCCGCTACTACGGCGGCTGCGAGCACGTCGACGTGGCCGAGCAGATCGCGATCGACCGGGTCAAGGACCTGTTCGGCGCCGAGTACGCCAACGTCCAGCCGCACTCCGGCGCCTCCGCCAACCAGGCCGCGCTGTTCGCCCTGGCCCAGCCCGGGGACACCATCCTCGGCCTGGACCTGGCCCACGGCGGCCATCTCACCCACGGCATGCGCCTGAACTTCTCCGGCAAGCAGTTCGACGTGGTCGCGTACCACGTGGACGCGGAGACCGGTCTGGTCGACATGGCCGAGCTGGAGCGGCTCGCCAAGGAGCACCGCCCCAAGGTGATCATCGCCGGCTGGTCGGCGTACCCGCGCGAGCTGGACTTCGCCGAGTTCCGCCGGATCGCCGACGAGGTCGGGGCCCACCTGTGGGTGGACATGGCGCACTTCGCGGGCCTGGTCGCGGCCGGTCTGCACGCCAACCCGGTGCCCCACGCCGACGTGGTCACCTCCACCACCCACAAGACCCTGGGCGGCCCGCGCGGCGGCATCATCCTGGCGAAGAAGGAGTTCGCGAAGAAGCTGAACTCCTCGGTCTTCCCGGGCTTCCAGGGCGGTCCGCTGGAGCATGTGATCGCCGCGAAGGCGGTCTCCTTCAAGGTCGCGGCCTCGGAGGACTTCAAGGAGCGCCAGCGCCGCACCGTCGAGGGCGCGCGGATCCTCGCCGAGCGTCTGACGGCCGCCGACGCCCGTGAGGCCGGGGTGAACGTGCTGTCCGGCGGTACGGACGTGCACCTGATCCTGGTCGACCTGCGCGACTCCGAGCTGGACGGGCAGCAGGCCGAGGACCGTCTCCACGAGGTCGGCATCACGGTCAACCGCAACGCCGTCCCGAACGACCCGCGGCCCCCGATGGTCACCTCGGGCCTGCGGATCGGCACCCCGGCCCTGGCCACCCGCGGCTTCACGGCCGAGGACTTCGCCGAGGTCGCGGACGTGATCGCCGAGGCGCTCAAGCCGTCGTACGACGCCGCGGCGCTGAAGGCGCGGGTCACCGCGCTGGCCGAGAAGCACCCGCTGTACCCCGTTCTGAACAAGTAG
- the gcvH gene encoding glycine cleavage system protein GcvH codes for MSNPQQLRYSKEHEWLSAAADGVSTVGITEHAANALGDVVFVQLPEVGDAVTAGESCGELESTKSVSELYSPVDGEIVEVNQDVVDDPSLVNSAPFEGGWLFKVRVTGEQEELLSADEYTAYTAG; via the coding sequence ATGAGCAACCCCCAGCAGCTTCGGTACAGCAAGGAGCACGAGTGGCTGTCGGCCGCCGCGGACGGCGTCTCGACGGTCGGCATCACGGAGCACGCGGCCAACGCGCTCGGCGACGTGGTCTTCGTCCAGCTCCCGGAGGTCGGCGACGCGGTCACCGCGGGCGAGTCCTGCGGTGAGCTGGAGTCCACCAAGTCGGTCAGCGAGCTGTACTCGCCGGTCGACGGCGAGATCGTCGAGGTCAACCAGGACGTCGTCGACGACCCGTCGCTGGTGAACTCCGCCCCCTTCGAGGGCGGGTGGCTGTTCAAGGTACGCGTGACGGGCGAGCAGGAGGAGCTGCTCTCCGCCGACGAGTACACCGCCTACACCGCCGGCTGA
- the gcvT gene encoding glycine cleavage system aminomethyltransferase GcvT yields MSSTEELRHTALDALHRSLGATMTDFAGWDMPLRYGSERDEHTAVRTRAGLFDLSHMGEIAVTGPQAAALLDFALVGNIGGVKPGRARYTMICRADGGILDDLIVYRLAETEYLVVANASNAQTVLDALVERSAGFDAEVRDDRDAYALIAVQGPESPGILKSLTDADLDGLKYYAGLPGTVAGVPALIARTGYTGEDGFELFVKPEHAVELWQALTEAGAGVGLVPCGLSCRDTLRLEAGMPLYGHELSTALTPFDAGLGRVVKFEKEGDFVGREALQEAAERAAAKPPRVLVGLVAEGRRVPRAGFSVVSGGEVIGEVTSGAPSPTLGKPIAMAYVDAAHAAPGTPGVGVDIRGTHEPYEVVPLPFYKRQK; encoded by the coding sequence ATGAGCAGTACCGAAGAACTCCGTCACACCGCGCTCGATGCTCTGCATCGCTCGCTGGGCGCGACGATGACCGACTTCGCCGGCTGGGACATGCCCCTGCGCTACGGCTCCGAGCGCGACGAGCACACCGCCGTACGCACCCGCGCCGGGCTCTTCGACCTCTCGCACATGGGCGAGATCGCCGTCACCGGCCCGCAGGCCGCGGCCCTGCTCGACTTCGCCCTGGTGGGCAACATCGGCGGGGTCAAGCCCGGCCGGGCCCGCTACACCATGATCTGCCGGGCCGACGGCGGCATCCTGGACGACCTGATCGTCTACCGGCTGGCCGAGACCGAGTACCTGGTCGTCGCCAACGCCTCCAACGCGCAGACCGTGCTGGACGCCCTGGTGGAGCGGTCGGCCGGCTTCGACGCCGAGGTCCGCGACGACCGGGACGCGTACGCGCTGATCGCCGTCCAGGGCCCCGAGTCCCCCGGCATCCTGAAGTCCCTCACCGACGCCGACCTCGACGGCCTGAAGTACTACGCCGGCCTGCCGGGCACGGTCGCCGGGGTCCCCGCGCTGATCGCCCGCACCGGCTACACCGGCGAGGACGGCTTCGAACTGTTCGTGAAGCCGGAGCACGCCGTCGAGCTGTGGCAGGCGTTGACCGAGGCCGGCGCGGGCGTCGGACTGGTCCCGTGCGGGCTGTCCTGCCGCGACACGCTGCGCCTGGAGGCGGGCATGCCGCTGTACGGGCACGAGCTGTCGACCGCGCTGACCCCCTTCGACGCGGGCCTCGGGCGCGTGGTGAAGTTCGAGAAGGAGGGCGACTTCGTGGGGCGCGAGGCGCTCCAGGAAGCCGCCGAGCGGGCCGCCGCGAAGCCGCCGCGGGTGCTGGTCGGCCTGGTCGCCGAGGGCCGCCGGGTGCCGCGCGCCGGGTTCTCCGTCGTCTCCGGCGGCGAGGTGATCGGCGAGGTCACCTCCGGCGCCCCCTCCCCGACGCTGGGCAAGCCGATCGCGATGGCCTACGTCGACGCCGCGCACGCCGCCCCGGGCACCCCGGGCGTCGGCGTGGACATCCGCGGCACCCACGAGCCGTACGAGGTCGTGCCGCTGCCGTTCTACAAGCGGCAGAAGTAG
- a CDS encoding AAA family ATPase, translating to MNRTPARTTVLATTSALALPAQPAAPAREARRARTAPVVRDLRDRSGRGPHGLLFGRHDLVVVTGLPGSGKSTLMRRAVTGTRIDSQDTRDRWDARVPRFLPYALYRPLVRLAHFAALRRALRTGEGVVVHDCGTQAWVRDWLAREARRRGATLHLLLLDVTPDAALAGQRERGRGVSRYAFLRHRTAAARLLRSVERGRLPAGVGAAVLLDRDAADALNRIGFSA from the coding sequence GTGAACAGGACCCCCGCGAGGACCACGGTTCTCGCGACCACCTCGGCGCTCGCGCTGCCGGCACAGCCCGCCGCACCCGCCCGGGAGGCGCGCCGAGCCCGGACCGCACCCGTCGTCCGCGATCTGCGCGACCGCTCGGGACGCGGCCCGCACGGCCTGCTCTTCGGCCGCCACGACCTGGTGGTGGTCACCGGTCTGCCCGGCAGCGGCAAGTCGACGCTGATGCGGCGCGCGGTCACCGGCACCCGTATCGACTCCCAGGACACCCGCGACCGCTGGGACGCCCGCGTGCCCCGCTTCCTGCCCTACGCCCTCTACCGCCCCCTGGTCCGCCTCGCCCACTTCGCCGCGCTGCGCCGCGCCCTGCGCACCGGTGAGGGCGTCGTCGTCCACGACTGCGGCACCCAGGCGTGGGTGCGCGACTGGCTGGCCCGCGAGGCCCGGCGCCGCGGCGCCACCCTGCATCTGCTGCTGCTCGACGTCACCCCGGACGCGGCGCTGGCCGGGCAGCGCGAGCGCGGCCGGGGCGTCTCGCGGTACGCGTTCCTGCGCCACCGCACGGCCGCCGCCCGGCTGCTGCGCTCGGTGGAGCGCGGCCGGCTGCCCGCCGGGGTCGGCGCGGCGGTGCTGCTCGACCGGGACGCGGCGGACGCCCTGAACCGGATCGGCTTCTCCGCCTGA
- a CDS encoding enhanced serine sensitivity protein SseB, with translation MDFPPADFPTAFPAPAHPHPHGGWPGNELEEVLSASLGVPGAGGRIVEVLGRSFVWVPLPSGGGPRSGPLDLPAIELEGQAYVPVFSSEEQLRQVAGTHMSFTIAPAVEFARGLPPQAGLFVNPEGVVGVPLPPAAVAELCRAGRTPLDGPAAGGRVRLFEPDWQDDPVDFLAAASAEFDATGVVRTARRCLAAIETADPVMFIGVEVSHLDPDLRELPLDALGRALGRAPVGWPVNLILLDVAQDPVGEWMKDKVRPFYRR, from the coding sequence ATGGACTTCCCACCGGCGGACTTCCCGACGGCATTCCCCGCACCGGCACACCCCCATCCGCACGGCGGATGGCCGGGCAACGAACTGGAGGAGGTGCTCTCCGCCTCCCTCGGCGTGCCCGGCGCCGGCGGCCGCATCGTGGAGGTGCTCGGCCGCAGCTTCGTCTGGGTCCCGCTGCCCAGCGGCGGCGGCCCGCGCAGCGGCCCCCTCGATCTGCCCGCCATCGAGCTGGAGGGGCAGGCGTACGTGCCGGTGTTCAGCTCCGAGGAGCAGCTCCGTCAGGTCGCCGGCACCCATATGTCGTTCACGATCGCCCCGGCCGTGGAGTTCGCGCGCGGTCTGCCGCCACAGGCCGGCCTGTTCGTCAACCCGGAGGGCGTGGTCGGCGTCCCGCTGCCGCCGGCCGCCGTGGCCGAGCTGTGCCGGGCCGGCCGCACCCCGCTGGACGGCCCCGCCGCCGGCGGCCGCGTCCGTCTCTTCGAACCCGACTGGCAGGACGACCCGGTGGACTTCCTCGCCGCCGCCTCGGCCGAGTTCGACGCCACGGGCGTGGTCCGCACCGCCCGCCGCTGCCTGGCGGCGATCGAGACCGCCGACCCGGTGATGTTCATCGGCGTCGAGGTCTCCCACCTCGACCCCGACCTGCGCGAACTCCCGCTGGACGCCCTCGGCCGCGCCCTGGGGCGTGCCCCGGTGGGCTGGCCGGTCAACCTGATCCTCCTGGACGTGGCCCAGGATCCGGTGGGGGAGTGGATGAAGGACAAGGTCCGCCCCTTCTACCGGCGTTAG
- a CDS encoding enhanced serine sensitivity protein SseB C-terminal domain-containing protein, whose protein sequence is MSASGIAAGQVEHTLRQVTPGRYDAYEALLRALATPASGQVWMLLWHGRAGSPDAQYGTMEVDGHGYAPCVTSAQELSASGWNRSYEVVDGIDAARTLFPDHYGLWLNPHAPGGGVGIPWLDLRRIATGLDRQPAGPLRLSEPAIEIPQFYALLAQNAHRTPAVRALRRAWVQPALGAPYLAIGLDVYDSSPPAVDAVRAMMQQSVGAVPDGLSVSTVAMTDEYDPVVMWMRAGARPFYDREAHAPAPAPAQAPAAGYGYPPSGRY, encoded by the coding sequence GTGAGCGCCAGCGGCATCGCGGCCGGACAGGTCGAGCACACGCTGCGCCAGGTCACGCCCGGGCGGTACGACGCCTACGAGGCGCTCCTGCGCGCCCTCGCCACCCCCGCCTCCGGCCAGGTCTGGATGCTCCTGTGGCACGGCCGGGCCGGATCCCCGGACGCCCAGTACGGGACCATGGAGGTGGACGGCCACGGCTACGCCCCCTGTGTCACCTCCGCGCAGGAGCTGTCGGCGAGCGGCTGGAACCGTTCGTACGAGGTGGTCGACGGGATCGACGCGGCCCGCACGCTCTTCCCCGACCACTACGGGCTCTGGCTCAACCCGCACGCCCCCGGCGGCGGTGTCGGCATCCCCTGGCTGGATCTGCGCCGGATCGCGACGGGCCTCGACCGTCAGCCCGCGGGACCGCTCAGACTCTCCGAACCGGCCATCGAGATCCCGCAGTTCTACGCCCTGCTCGCGCAGAACGCCCATCGCACCCCGGCGGTGCGCGCGCTGCGCCGCGCCTGGGTGCAGCCGGCGCTGGGCGCGCCGTACCTGGCCATCGGGCTCGATGTGTACGACTCCTCGCCGCCGGCCGTGGACGCCGTACGGGCGATGATGCAGCAGTCCGTCGGGGCGGTGCCGGACGGGCTCTCGGTGTCGACGGTCGCGATGACCGACGAGTACGACCCGGTCGTGATGTGGATGCGGGCCGGTGCGCGGCCGTTCTACGACCGTGAGGCGCACGCTCCCGCTCCCGCTCCGGCGCAGGCGCCGGCCGCGGGGTACGGCTATCCGCCCTCCGGCCGGTACTGA